ATGTCAAATGTATGTCCACAAAAGTGTCCCAAACCTAGACTCAAACCCTCACATTGCATATTAATTACTCCAGATCCAAGGCAAAACTCTGAAAAAGACTTATATTTCCAATACCAAGAGATCTTGTATTCAGCATCTACAGTGGATTTTGGGCATCATTTTCATACTTAGTTTTATCTTACATTTTACGTTTACTTTTCtaatttgaaaatttaatgttCCAACATTGCTCATAGTTTTGGTATCTAGATTAGTCTATACCTTTACTGCTTATATTAATTGATTAGTATCAATCacaattgatttttctttagaacTCTACATGTTGAtagacatcaagtttccacaatccatgaggtAATAATCAGCTGCTTCCAGATTAGATTGTGTGAATTTTTGAATTGATGCGAAAAtttacacacaatctaatccagaagcagCTGATTATTACTTTACATGTTTCCTAAAGTGGTTCATAGGCCAAGAGACCATTTCTATCAACATACAAAGTAAAAGCTATGGATTAGCTTGGATATTTAAAATACATAGAGCATATAGGAGGTAAACATTGATGTTAGCAGAAACCTTCAACAAAGGATAGGATACCAAAGTAATAAAACAACTAAATCAATGGTAAGGCGAACTAAAACAGATTAAATAGTGTTATGCCTTCCCCAACAAAATTGAATATATGGGGACTTTATCTTAATACTAGCAAATTGTGAAGACAGCAACACCACATAATAACTAGCTGCTATGCTAGTTCCATCTCCATGGTAACAACTAGCAGCTGCACTAATCTTGTTAGTCTTCTTCCAATGATAAATAATTATATAAGTCTAACCAAATTCCTTCAGGGGAAATAGATGCACGCTTTTATCAAATGTTGCTACACTAAAACATAGGAGCCGACTTTGTAAATGTCATAATGTACATTAAATGTCTATGGGAAAGAACATGTCAAGGCAAAGAACATGTCTAGTTTGTACATGTCTAATGGACCTATTAGGCCTTGCTTCAAGGCAAAGGCAGATCAAGGTTACTTAATAGGCCAAGGTTTGAGCCCCATATTCAGGTAGGCCCAATATATACTCAAACCAAAATTGATCAGAACTATGTGCAAACCCACAATGCTTTTGACAGAATAGATTACCACTACATTACAATTTCTGTCAGGTGGAAATTTGAAATCAATGTATACCAACTGAGATATTTGAATTCAATTGGTGCTCTAGTTAAACTCTCTCCCTGTAAAAATAGAGTTATTGTCAATGGTGATGCACAGTGATCCCACGGGTGAGATGAGCTGCAGTTTTTCGCCTCAAATTTAATTCATGatttatatttcatttttcatCATAGAATAACCTTTTAATCTAAAGCAGAACCCAATTTACATGTCCAATGAGCGAATCAAACTTGCATCATTCACAAGACTCTAATCATACAATGTATATGTACCATTCCTTCACTTTAAGTGGCATCAAAAAACGACATGCATAATGCGAAGTTTACATTAAATGTAAGGTAATTTGATTTTTGGTAACAAATTACATAATTTGATAATCATAGTAGCTTGGTTTTCAGCCATTTCACAGGAAACTTAATGAATAACCCAGTTTTGATGCACTAAAATACCATGAGTGTGGAATCAAAGATGTAAGGGATAGACAGCTTAATCAAGTAGTTTTGAATGAAATATAGCATGCATGCATATCAACAAACAACTAACAAAGCATTATCTGTTAAAATTTCGTGATAGTCCCAATATTTTGAACTTGAGAAAAGTAAGATGAATCAATTGTGCACTTTTTGTTCTACTTTACTGCATTGTTACATTTGCCAAAACACACATTTTTATAAATATGACTGCTCGTAGAAAACTACCTGCAGCTACTACAGACTACTTTTGTGACAAAAGTGGCATCATGCAAAATCATGTCTTAATACCAGTCTACTGTGCCATCTTAAGGAAAGCCTAGTTATTCCCCTTGTAATGTTGGGTTCATTGTAAACCCAACTCATACTTGGGATCAGCTATTACATAGTGGTATGCAATCACCAAAACAAAGATGAATATGCCTAAGAAATTGGCCAAAAAGCCAAGGTCCTGATCATCAATCATCTGTCCCACAATGAAAAAAAACAATCTAATTAATTTATACAAGAAATCTCTAAACATAAATATATTCCAACACTGTTGGACcaaaatcaaataaattatttgCATGATACTCACCTCCAAAAAGCAGTAACCAGATCTAATTTACCTATCTCCTTATTTCAGATATCAAATAAAATGGCACCTCTTTGATTGCTTGAATAATCAAATGCAGTAGAAAATATGACTTACCAGTGCAGCTATTTTTTATCACCAAATAATATGTTTTAAAATTATGAAATTACCTTTCTACTTAACCAAGTTCGTAATATTATGAACTGCTAGTAGTTTGCATGAAGACACAAAAGGACACAAGACTTAAAGGCCTTCCACCATAGCCGGCTAAAGTCTCCAGCCATTTTCAGCTACATATCAAACTCTGGATGCTGCTTCTGAGATCTACAAACTTTTAAGTTGGTGTTCATTACAGAAGAGCCCTTTATCATGGCAATGTAATTGGATTACAAACCATTGTTTTCTTGCAAACCATGGTTCATCTGTCAAATAAACACATGGGTAAAAGATTGGCATTTTGCCAATATAACTGTAGGAGACTAAAATGTCTCGCATGAGTCCCATCAAGAAGCCAATACCCTGGATGCCATTATCTGTCATTGCAGGAACTTGTTGATTTTCTTAATCATACCACCTCCAAGTCCTAATGAACTCACTCGAACCCATATCTTATCCTTGAGAGGTATAGGTGTTTGTGTGGGCATGACAGTGGCTGAACATTGACCATCCTGGCCCCTGATTGAACAGGAGTGGGTGAGTCCAAGTTTCCGGCAAATTCTTCTAACCCTTGAGGACATTTTGTTGATTGTCATGAATGTTCTGGATCTCATGGTAGACCCTCTACATTTATTGAAGCTGATATTGAAAAAGGAGCCCCCTGCGCTGGGGCTTAACCCTATCCACATCCCACAAGAAAATGCATATGATGCTGATGAAGCACATTGAAGGTTTTGAACATGTTTCCTCTCACCCCACAGCTACTGAGACACTATGTGAGAATGGTTACAGCCATCAGAACATGCTGGGCAAGTGGTTACACCACCCCAACTAGAATTAGCATCTTTGCAGATGTGCCAGCATGCCCATGCTAGAGCTTCAGGTGGTGATACATTTCGTTTCTCGGTTCTTAGAAGAGCAAGCACCAAGGCTTGTTTCTGGAATTATCACCATTGGCAGGCATTCTTGTATCCAAGGTGAATTTTTCATAGCCCTTTCATTGTCTTCTGCAGCAGAATGCTTGCTAGAATGTTAGCAAAATACTACCTCTGGATATTTGTAATAGATCAAATAATAGCTATATATTTTGAATCTTCAAGGCTAAGTTTGCTCTAGAACAAGGTAAGGTTTGTATTTTAAGttctatttttttgtattttggggGGATTTAACCCCAGTGGTTTTTAGTTATTTTCAAGATGATCTCAATGGGTGGTCATTAAATTAATGacattttcatcatttatgttGTGGTAAAATCAAAAGTAGCACACAAGCACCTTTAAACATTTGTTAGAGGGGAAGGAACAGTGGATGTGCTGCTTTGGGATTTTCACCTTCCATCCTCTAACCATTCGCTAAGCAAGACTTGATGGTTCTATTTTTATAGAGTTGCAGAGGCTAACATACACGGTAGTTAAGTCTTTCTTACCGGTGATGGAACAGGTCCCTCAACCATGATTGGTGCTGCAGATATCGAAAGTCTGTGCCTGTACATTCAAGTTTCAACCACTCTGAAAGTGTGTCCAACAACCAATTAGCAGTCTACAGGGTATGGAAAATTTCGATTTTCTTGAAGGCCATAGTTACCTGTATAGTTATATAAAGTGACTATGATTTAACTGTTTTATTCATTGACTTCTCTAATTTACCTTAGGATGGGACTAAaacaaggaaattggaatttttgaGTTTCACCCAATCATGAGGACAGGACTTGTAATTTCCTAGCTaggtaaatattttttaatatgccTCAGCTACATTATTGGTGTTATGACAAATTCTAACCTTGCAAGTTCAAATAGAGTTTCTTTCATGGCCCCCTATGACGCTCATATTGCTGCTTTGTCATGGTTATTTTGCAAGAGGGTAAGGATTTGAAAGTTTCAATTATCTATGCAATATGTCATGTCTTGGCTAAATCTTTTCAAGATCCTTACCATCAATAGTCATTTACATCTCCTCCAGCAACCTGCTCTAAAACATACAATCACTTGAAAAGTATCTCCAAACAGATCTTGCTGTAATACAAATTTTACTATATATATTGCTAACATTTTTGCAACAGTAGAAATTTGGGTTATATTTTGACAAAGACTAGCCTCAAATAGGTTGTTGGAGCACTAGCAGATAGAGTCAACATGTCTTGAGTACAAAACATGGGTTACGCCAAAAAATGTGTTGGTAGAAGAGAGTAGTGCCACTCTCTTTAGGTTGAAAACCCAGAAGGGAAGCCTAATGGTGACCAATGGTCAAAACTTGCAAAGGCGCCAAACGCTGGCAGCAAGAAAACACATCCCCAAGCAAGGTAGAGCCAATTAAAGGCATCTCAAGCCAAGGAAACTACACTATGGTACCTACAATTGACCTACAATGCGTACAAAGAGGCATACCAATGACCATGAAGAGATACATGTAGTCATAAACATGTAAATCTGAAACTCTATGCAAATCTGAGAATTAAGTTGCCCTATTGTGGAAAACCAATATTAGATCCTCCTTAATGATGTCAAAATTCAGCCTGTATTTCATGCTTAAGAAACCTATCTTTTGTTAACTTATAAcagaaataaataatgattaacatcaGCATAAGATCGCAGCAATAAAGCATAAATTGGCAACAAAAGATCACCATGTAACAtaggatttatgtggagaaacccttgcaagaagaaactccaccaagaagagaggtcaaGTATGCATTATCAGCAATAAATGTGCCTACAACACAATCATTTTcgttctcctctttgcctccaatATAGCAGCAACAATGTGAAAAACCTCCTTATGCCTCCAACCTATCCTTGTTCCTGCAAAAGAAATCTACATTCaactgtttcacctaaatcctacatccaaaaggctgaatttatagaatggcgaaagctccaaaaccaccaataaagatgTCCAAAGAAGCCTCTTCATTTCTCACAACCACAACCCTTAGAATTCCTCCACGGAACTTGAAAAGACACCAATTTTGGTTCCAATACTTTGCCTCCAACTTGGGTGTCCATTCttacaagataaacattacattaaatgcaataagTGATGGAATACCAAGATACATTTGTTGCTTTTTCCAAGCACTcacttggagaagcccaaaggTCACTCATTTTGTCCACTTCCTAAGTCATTAATtatcttattctagacatccataagtggggaaaagtgaaaacaatattaaataattgtgtttaCAACCCACTCTTACCACTGCCACTGGAACCCAtaaccccttatgaatgtattacaaacaatagtgaaaattcatattataaattattttcccaatatatcctaagtgccttaggacactttccaaggatgttgaaaccatgtcataggatttacaaggtagatggcaccttaatcTTAACAATAGTCAGATTTATTTctaaagacaaattcaagatagaATGTCCATAAAGAATCATAACAAAAGTCTCATCTTCTACCTTATTGTTGACTTTTTGAAAAATCACTCTGGAAAATCATTGAGGCATGACCGATAAGTCTAGGAACATCATGGATAACTCCCATAAACAAAGGCTTTTTATATTGCAAGGAAAACATGTTGGTTGTAATTCATTTTATTTATCTCTTGGATATAATTAAACTTTACTTAAGCTTAATTAGGGAATTGCATAGGATTAGTTGaagcatttccactttaggtggaatTGTCCTTTCTGAGGATGCATTGTTACTTGTGTCGGGTGGTTGAGTTCTAACTCTTACCTACCTTTGCATCTCATTGgaccacatgtcattattgtgtgctctcattcccttttgccttgcctttataagcaggctcatgtgTATTGTATGTTGACCAagttttttgcatcttgatgagaatacaatttgttcttgtctctaTTATTCTCTCCTGTTTGTGCTATTcaattggcctctagatcttggattgCTAGTCAATTCTTACATTGTATTAGAGCCAATAGGGTGTCATTTTGTAGTCTTTTTGGAGAGATCTTGGTGCATTTGAAGGTTGGCATGTTGTCAAATCTAGGTAGCAGCGAATTTCTTGAGCGTCCTATGCCAAATTAGAGCCCACCATTGCGTCTGAGGTGTCCATTTTATGAATtgagtataaatttgcctatattgggtgacagttgtgttgggtctcaaatcaacagattggataggttctaaggaaatgccagtccctatggtcaaaccctccaattgacttgg
The nucleotide sequence above comes from Cryptomeria japonica chromosome 11, Sugi_1.0, whole genome shotgun sequence. Encoded proteins:
- the LOC131038135 gene encoding dolichyl-diphosphooligosaccharide--protein glycosyltransferase subunit 4A, which codes for MIDDQDLGFLANFLGIFIFVLVIAYHYVIADPKYELGLQ